The genomic segment AGCCCTCAAACAAAGTGACCCCAGTGTCGCCCTGGCAATGCAATTACTGGAAAATTTTCATTTCAAAGAGCTCAGCTCCGGCGTGCGTTACCAACCCGATGGTTCACTTAACCTCAGCCTCAAATTTGAAGGCAACAACCCCGATTTCTTCAACGGCCAGGCCACTCACCTCAACGTCAATCTGGAATACAACCTGCTCGACCTGCTGTCCAGCCTGCGGGTGGCCGACGACGTGATCAATCGGCTGGAACAGAAATACCAATAACAACCTTTCTGATTGCCGCAAAACCGTCATGTATTTGATCTAGGCTGCCCGTCTTTTGATTCAGGTTCGGAATTCGGCGCTATCCTCCAGGATAAAGTCACCAGCCCCGGCCAAAGCGAGCTACAATCCGGGTTGTTTTTTCACGGGTAACTCAGGAGCACATCATGGCCTTCACTGACTCTCAACGCATGTTTCCAGAAACTCGACTGCGTCGTATGCGCCGCAATGATTTTTCCCGTCGGTTGATGCGCGAAACCCAGCTGACGACCGATAGCCTGATTTACCCGATGTTTGTGCTCGAAGGCCATCAGGAACGTGAAGCGATTGCTTCCATGCCAGGTATCGAACGCCTGTCCGTTGATTTGCTGGTCGCCGAGGTCAAGCACCTGTACCAGCTCGGTATCCCGGCGGTTGCCCTGTTCCCGGTAACGCCGAACAGTGCCAAGTCCGAATTGGCGGAAGAAGCATTTAATCCTAATGGTCTGGCTCAACGCGCTGTGCGGGCGATCAAGGATGCCGTGCCCGAGATGGGTGTGATTACCGACGTTGCCCTGGATCCGTTCACCACCCATGGCCAGGATGGCATCATTGATCAGGATGGCTATGTACTGAATGACCGCACCGTCGATACGCTGGTGAAACAGGCTTTGTCTCATGCCGAAGCTGGCGCCGACGTTGTCGCTCCTTCCGATATGATGGACGGCCGCATTGGTGATATCCGCGTTGCGCTGGAAGAAGATCGTTTTGTAAACACCCGCATCATGGCCTATTCCGCCAAATATGCATCGGCCTACTATGGCCCTTTCCGCGATGCGGTCGGTTCTTCGGCCAACCTCGGCAAAGCCGACAAGAAAACCTATCAGATGGATCCGGCCAACAGCGATGAAGCGCTGCATGAAGTGGCTATGGATCTGGCCGAAGGTGCCGACATGGTGATGATCAAGCCGGGCATGCCGTATCTGGATATCGTTCGCCGCATCAAGGATGAATTCCGCGCCCCCACCTTCGTTTATCAGGTCAGCGGTGAGTACGCCATGCACAAAGCGGCAGTGGCGAATGGCTGGCTGGATGATAACGCCGTTATGGTGGAAGCCCTCACCGCCATGAAGCGCGCCGGTGCCGATGGCATTCTTACCTATTACGCCAAACAATACGCAGAGTGGATCAACGCTTAAGGAAGCAGAATGAGCGACGTACAGACAACCGAAGCAAGTATCGACCTGAGTAGCAGTGAGTATTACTTCAATCGTGAACTGAGCCATTTACAGTTCAATATCCGGGTGCTGGAGCAGGCACTGGATGAAAGCCACCCACTGCTTGATCGGCTGTTTTTCCTGTGTATTTTCAGCCGCAATCTGGACGAGTTTTACGAAGTCCGAGTCGCCAACCTGACCCAGCAGCTGACCTTCGCCCGCGAACAGGCAGGGGCTGACGGTATGCACCCACAACAGGTGCTGAGCGCTATTCATACGCTCTGCAGCGAAACCGTTGAACGTCAGTACCGAATTCTCAATGAAACCATTCTGCCAGCGCTGGAACAGGAAAATATCCACTTCCAGCGCCGCCGTGACTGGACCGAAGAGCAACGGCTCTGGGTTGAAGGCTATTTCCGCGACAGTATCCAGCCGCTGATCAGTCCGATCGGGCTGGATCCTTCCCATCCGTTCCCGCGTCTGGTGAACAAGAGTCTGAACTTTATTGTTGAACTGGATGGCAAGGATGCCTTTGGTCGTGAAACAGGGCTGGCCATTATTCCGGCACCGCGCTCGCTGCCGCGTATTATTCGTATTCCAGATCATCTGACTAATGGCGGTGATCACTTTATTTTCCTGTCGTCCATGATTCACGAACATGCCGATGAGCTGTTCCCTGGCATGGAAGTCAAGGGCTGTTACCAGTTCCGGGTTACCCGCAACGCCGATCTGGAGATTGACGAAGACGGCACCAACGACCTCGCCTCTGCCCTTGAAGATGAGCTGCACTCACGCAACTTTGGCGAAGAGATGCGTCTGGAAGTGGCAGATAACTGCCCGTCCGAGCTGGTGAACTTCCTGTTACACAAATTCAGCCTGGAAGCCAACGACCTGTACATGGTCAATGGCCCGGTGAATCTGGGCCGGATGATGGAAGTGATTGGTCAGATCAACCGCCCGGATTTGCAGTACACGCCTTTTACACCCGGGCTGCCCAAGAACATCAAGTTCAAAAAGAGCATTTTCGAAAGCATGCGCGAGCGCGATACGCTGCTGCTACATCCGTTTGAATCCTTTACACCCGTCGTCGACCTGCTGCGCGAAGCCGCCAAAGACCCGGCGGTGCGGGCGATCAAACAGACGTTGTACCGCACGGGTGCCAAATCTGAAATTGTTAATGCGCTGGTGGATGCCGCCCGTAATGGCAAGGAAGTCACGGTTGTTATTGAACTGCGTGCGCGCTTTGATGAGGAAGAAAACCTCTACCTCGCCAACCGCCTGCAGGAAGCCGGTGCCGTGGTGGTGTATGGCGTGGTCGGCTACAAGACCCACGCCAAAATGATGCTGATAGTGCGTAAAGAAGAAGACCGCTACAAACGTTACGTGCACCTCGGCACCGGCAACTACCACGCTGGCAACGCACGGGCGTACACCGACTACAGCTTCCTGACCAGCAATGATGTCATGGGTGAAGACGTCGCCGCCGTGTTCCAGCAACTGACCGGCATGGGCGCCGCATTAAAAATAAAGAAGCTGTTTCATGCACCGTTCACACTGCACAAAAAACTGATCGAACTGGTTGAACGGGAACGGGTTCATGCAGAAGCAGGCCATCCGGCACTGATCCGCCTGAAAGCCAATGGCCTGACCGAACCAAAACTGATCCGGGCGCTTTACAAGGCCTCGCAGGCTGGCGTGAAGGTAGAGTTGATCATTCGCGGCATGTGCTGTCTCAAACCTGGGATTCCCGGTGTCTCTGAGAACATTGAAGTACGCTCGATTATTGGCCGCTTCCTGGAGCACACCCGGGTGTATTACTTCCTCAATAACGGCAAGGACGAAGTATATGCCGCCAGTGCCGACCTGATGGAACGTAACCTGTTGAATCGGGTGGAAACCGCCTTCCCGATCGAAAGCAACAAACTGAAAGATCGGGTCAAATCGGAGCTGGAAGCCTATATGCTGGACAACAGCCAGGCCTGGGTACTGCAGTCGGATGGCCGCTATGTTCGCCTCCAACCCGCCGAGGGTGAAGAAACCATCCGCGCCCAGAGTATTTTGCTGGCCACGCTCGCAACCACATCAAGCTGATTGATATCACCGGGTTCCGGGTTAAGTAGCCGCACGGCATATCGTGCGGCCAATCCACTTCCATACGGCTACATCACACCAAGCGCCATGCCGGCAGCTTTCTGGAATTCCACTTCCGCCATCAGGTCACCGGCCGTCAGCGGATGCTCCGCCAACCAACCTTCAGGCAGTTGCAGTTGCAGTTGATTATCCTCAGCAATGGTAACAACAGGCACCGGCACCGGATGCGCTCCACGGCTGTGGTTTAAAATAACCGCGATGCGAAGCAGTCGGGTCAACTGAATCACAAATTGACGACGTCCGGGAGATACCGCCGCAAATTCCTCAAGGCTGAATTTACGCCGATGACAACGTACCAGAGCTGCCAGTTTCACTTGCCCCTGGCGGGTAAAGCCCAGCATGTCTGCGTGCTGAAGCAGATAGGCACCGTGTTTATGGAAACCACTGTGAGAGAGGCTCAAGCCAATCTCATGTAACTCTGCCCCCCACAACAGCCAGCGCACCAGGCTGTCGTCCATCCCCCAGTGCTGATTCACCTGCACAAACAGGGCACGAGCCATGTCACTCACCCTGGCCGCTTGCGCATCATCGACATAGAAGCGTTCTTTCAGCGACTGAACTGTGCGCTGGCGTACATCTTCGTGACTCGAGCGCCCGAACAAATCCCACAACGCCCCTTCACGCAAGGCACCATCGGAATACACCATGTGTTCAATATCAAAGGTGTCAAATACCGCCGTCAAAATCGCCAGTCCACCAATAAACACCTGACGACGCTCGACCTTGACCCCAGGTAATACCACATCATCCAGCGTGGCAAATTGCAGTGCCTGCTTGCGTAATTTTTTTAGCGCCGGACGTGTTATCCCTTCCGTTGACCAGCCAAATTCCACCACGGACTGCTCAACTGCCCGAATCGTGCCGGAAGATCCCACCACGTTTTGCCAGCCAAGCTGCTTGTAATGGGTTTCTATGTTCAGCAACTCCTGACGAGCAGCGGCAACTGCCTGCTCAAACGCGGCTTCGGTAATCAGGCCATCGGCAAAAAATCGCCGGGTGAACGATACGCAACCCATATGCAGGCTTTCCAGTGCCTTCGGTTCAAACCGTTCACCAATAATAAACTCGGTGCTGCCGCCACCAATATCGACCACCAGACGATTCCCCATATCATCCGCCAGCGTATGCGCAACGCCCAGATAAATCAGGCGGGCTTCTTCGCGCCCGGCAATGACTTCGATGGGATAACCCAGTACCGCCTCGGCCCGTTCAATAAACTCCTGGCGGTTACGGGCGGCACGCAGCGCGTTGGTTGCCAACACCGTCACTTTGGCAGGATCCATGCCCTGCAAACGCTGGGAAAACTCTCGCAAACAATCCAGACCGCGTTGCTGTGCCTCTTCCGACAGCATGTAGTGCTCATCCAGACCAGCAGCTAGCTGCACTTTTTGTCCACGCCGTTCCAGAGTACGAAATTCACCATGAAATTCGCGGGCGACGACCATATGAAAACTGTTGGAGCCCAGATCAACCGCTGCAATCAATTCGCCTGGCTGGGCTGAGGTATCTGACATAACTCGAAGTCCTGAAACTGTCTTTTTTAGGGCAAGCCCCGAATATGCAACTCACAAGAGCATGCGTCCAGTAGATCTTTGATCTATCTCTGCGATTGATTCCCACAGGGTCCAGCGTACAATGACATTAATTATGACCTCAACACGCAAGGGGAAACCATGAGCGATCTCATTCTGATGACGAGTGACGACAGTTTTGAAACGGACGTACTGAGTAACGACCTGCCGGTACTGGTAGATTTTTGGGCTGAATGGTGTGGCCCCTGTAAAATGATTGCTCCTGTGCTGGAAGAAATTGCGGAAGAATTCAAGGGTCAGCTGAAAATTGCCAAACTGAATATCGACCAGAACGAAGCAACAGCACCCAAATACGGTATCCGCAGCATTCCGACCCTGATCCTGTTCAAGGGCGGAAACGTTGAAGCGACCAAGATTGGCGCCATGAGCAAATCCGAACTGACGGCCTTTATCCAGCAAGCTCTGTAAGTATTCACCCTGCTTGCAACACCCAAAAGGTGCCACCGCACCTTTTGGGCTGGACACCCCCATATATTGAGTCTATAGTTTCTTTACGCCTTGGGTTCTCCAAAGCATTTCTCCTCTTGATATCGTTTCAAGCTCCGCCCCAACACCCACTAAATTGCACTTATCTTTCCCTATGAATCTTTCCGACCTTAAATTGAAAGCCGTTCCCGAACTCCTTGATATCGCCAAGGAAATGAATCTCGAGAATGTGAGTCGTACCCGTAAACAGGATATTATCTTTGCCATTCTCAAGCATCATGCCAAGAGCGGGGAAGATATTTATGGTGATGGGGTATTGGAAATCCTGCAGGATGGTTTTGGCTTTTTAAGAAGCTCCAGTAGCTCTTATCTTGCCGGTCCTGATGATATTTATGTTTCACCCAGCCAGATTCGCCGTTTTAATCTGCGCAAGGGTGACAAGATTTCAGGAAAAATCCGTCCCCCTAAAGATGGCGAACGTTATTTTGCGATGTTAAAAGTCGCCGAAATCAACGACGACAAAC from the Candidatus Thalassolituus haligoni genome contains:
- the hemB gene encoding porphobilinogen synthase — translated: MAFTDSQRMFPETRLRRMRRNDFSRRLMRETQLTTDSLIYPMFVLEGHQEREAIASMPGIERLSVDLLVAEVKHLYQLGIPAVALFPVTPNSAKSELAEEAFNPNGLAQRAVRAIKDAVPEMGVITDVALDPFTTHGQDGIIDQDGYVLNDRTVDTLVKQALSHAEAGADVVAPSDMMDGRIGDIRVALEEDRFVNTRIMAYSAKYASAYYGPFRDAVGSSANLGKADKKTYQMDPANSDEALHEVAMDLAEGADMVMIKPGMPYLDIVRRIKDEFRAPTFVYQVSGEYAMHKAAVANGWLDDNAVMVEALTAMKRAGADGILTYYAKQYAEWINA
- the ppk1 gene encoding polyphosphate kinase 1 encodes the protein MSDVQTTEASIDLSSSEYYFNRELSHLQFNIRVLEQALDESHPLLDRLFFLCIFSRNLDEFYEVRVANLTQQLTFAREQAGADGMHPQQVLSAIHTLCSETVERQYRILNETILPALEQENIHFQRRRDWTEEQRLWVEGYFRDSIQPLISPIGLDPSHPFPRLVNKSLNFIVELDGKDAFGRETGLAIIPAPRSLPRIIRIPDHLTNGGDHFIFLSSMIHEHADELFPGMEVKGCYQFRVTRNADLEIDEDGTNDLASALEDELHSRNFGEEMRLEVADNCPSELVNFLLHKFSLEANDLYMVNGPVNLGRMMEVIGQINRPDLQYTPFTPGLPKNIKFKKSIFESMRERDTLLLHPFESFTPVVDLLREAAKDPAVRAIKQTLYRTGAKSEIVNALVDAARNGKEVTVVIELRARFDEEENLYLANRLQEAGAVVVYGVVGYKTHAKMMLIVRKEEDRYKRYVHLGTGNYHAGNARAYTDYSFLTSNDVMGEDVAAVFQQLTGMGAALKIKKLFHAPFTLHKKLIELVERERVHAEAGHPALIRLKANGLTEPKLIRALYKASQAGVKVELIIRGMCCLKPGIPGVSENIEVRSIIGRFLEHTRVYYFLNNGKDEVYAASADLMERNLLNRVETAFPIESNKLKDRVKSELEAYMLDNSQAWVLQSDGRYVRLQPAEGEETIRAQSILLATLATTSS
- the ppx gene encoding exopolyphosphatase, producing the protein MSDTSAQPGELIAAVDLGSNSFHMVVAREFHGEFRTLERRGQKVQLAAGLDEHYMLSEEAQQRGLDCLREFSQRLQGMDPAKVTVLATNALRAARNRQEFIERAEAVLGYPIEVIAGREEARLIYLGVAHTLADDMGNRLVVDIGGGSTEFIIGERFEPKALESLHMGCVSFTRRFFADGLITEAAFEQAVAAARQELLNIETHYKQLGWQNVVGSSGTIRAVEQSVVEFGWSTEGITRPALKKLRKQALQFATLDDVVLPGVKVERRQVFIGGLAILTAVFDTFDIEHMVYSDGALREGALWDLFGRSSHEDVRQRTVQSLKERFYVDDAQAARVSDMARALFVQVNQHWGMDDSLVRWLLWGAELHEIGLSLSHSGFHKHGAYLLQHADMLGFTRQGQVKLAALVRCHRRKFSLEEFAAVSPGRRQFVIQLTRLLRIAVILNHSRGAHPVPVPVVTIAEDNQLQLQLPEGWLAEHPLTAGDLMAEVEFQKAAGMALGVM
- the trxA gene encoding thioredoxin TrxA, translated to MSDLILMTSDDSFETDVLSNDLPVLVDFWAEWCGPCKMIAPVLEEIAEEFKGQLKIAKLNIDQNEATAPKYGIRSIPTLILFKGGNVEATKIGAMSKSELTAFIQQAL